In a single window of the Subtercola sp. PAMC28395 genome:
- a CDS encoding glycosyltransferase, with the protein MSVHRVGLVALHTSPLAPPGSADAGGMNVYVVALAEALARRGLDVELLTRSSSPDDPQTGYTPNGIPVQFLRAGPQAAVAKDDLARHMFAFRDALRARPVFDLLHSHYWLSGAAALTVAEEQGIPHVQSLHTVAFLKNQNLAAGDHPEPQERLWAEQRLIGDSQLSIASTEAERDAIVTGYGATPSSVLVIPPGVDVKRFHPRRTGAEAVESGPGRPVILTLGRIQPLKGQDLAIRAIAGIDQDRRPKLVIAGAPTPGETKYLKSLHALVAELGVADDVEFVGTQSRERTAEWMRSAALVLLPSHSETFGLVALEAAASATPVIASRASGMQESVSDGVSGILLDSREPLEWASAIDAVLSRPETLARLSAGALAFGARHSWESTADTTLDAYRAAVGITENQ; encoded by the coding sequence GTGAGCGTGCATCGAGTGGGCCTTGTTGCGTTGCACACGTCTCCCCTTGCTCCACCCGGTTCGGCAGACGCCGGCGGCATGAACGTCTATGTGGTCGCACTCGCAGAGGCCCTCGCACGGCGCGGCCTCGACGTCGAACTGCTCACCCGGTCCTCGAGCCCGGACGACCCGCAGACCGGATACACGCCGAACGGAATCCCCGTGCAGTTCCTTCGAGCAGGCCCACAGGCTGCCGTGGCGAAAGACGATCTCGCACGGCACATGTTCGCGTTCCGGGATGCCCTGCGAGCCCGGCCCGTATTCGATCTGTTGCACTCGCACTACTGGCTCTCTGGCGCGGCAGCACTCACCGTCGCAGAAGAGCAGGGCATCCCTCACGTTCAGAGCCTGCACACCGTCGCGTTTCTGAAGAACCAGAACCTCGCTGCCGGTGACCACCCCGAACCGCAGGAGCGGCTCTGGGCCGAACAGCGACTCATCGGCGATTCACAGCTGAGCATCGCGTCGACCGAGGCAGAACGCGATGCGATCGTGACAGGCTACGGGGCCACGCCGTCCTCAGTGCTTGTGATACCCCCTGGTGTCGACGTGAAGCGGTTCCACCCCCGTCGTACCGGAGCGGAGGCCGTGGAGTCGGGCCCTGGCAGGCCGGTCATCCTCACGCTCGGCCGCATCCAGCCTCTCAAAGGCCAGGATCTCGCCATTCGGGCCATTGCTGGCATCGACCAAGACAGGCGCCCGAAACTCGTGATCGCAGGGGCGCCCACTCCCGGGGAGACGAAATATCTGAAATCACTGCACGCCCTGGTCGCCGAACTCGGAGTGGCAGACGACGTCGAATTCGTCGGAACCCAGTCGCGCGAACGCACGGCCGAGTGGATGCGATCCGCTGCACTTGTCCTGCTCCCCTCCCACTCCGAGACATTCGGCCTCGTTGCGCTCGAGGCTGCTGCATCAGCAACACCCGTCATTGCGTCGCGGGCGTCCGGCATGCAGGAATCGGTTTCAGACGGGGTGAGCGGTATTCTGCTCGATTCACGGGAACCGCTGGAGTGGGCGAGTGCGATAGACGCAGTGCTGAGCAGACCAGAAACACTCGCACGGCTTTCGGCAGGTGCCCTGGCCTTCGGCGCACGGCACAGTTGGGAGAGCACCGCTGATACGACGCTCGACGCCTACCGCGCTGCCGTCGGCATCACTGAGAACCAATAA
- a CDS encoding inositol-3-phosphate synthase, producing MGIKVAIAGVGNCANSLIQGVTFYRDAPEDEVVPGLMHVRFGEFHVGDISFVAAFDVDAAKVGLDLADAIWASENNTLKFADVEPTGVLVQRGPTFDGLGEYYRELVEESDAPVVDVVAALRESGADVLVCYLPVGSDDAVKFYAQAAIDAGVAFVNAVPVFVASDPVWAEKFRAAGVPIVGDDIKSQVGATITHRVLARLLESRGITIDHTYQLNVGGNMDFKNMLERKRLKSKKISKTQSVTSNIDISLPERDIHIGPSDHVPWLDDRKFAFVRLEGHGFGNAPISLEYKLEVWDSPNSAGVVIDALRAAAIARRAGLGGPLESASAYFMKSPAIQHPDDVARELLEQFISANR from the coding sequence ATGGGTATCAAGGTCGCAATCGCGGGCGTCGGAAACTGCGCAAATTCTCTCATCCAGGGCGTCACGTTCTACCGTGATGCACCCGAAGACGAGGTGGTGCCCGGTCTCATGCACGTTCGCTTCGGCGAGTTCCACGTGGGTGACATCTCCTTCGTGGCAGCGTTCGATGTCGATGCAGCAAAGGTCGGGCTCGACCTGGCCGATGCCATCTGGGCGAGTGAGAACAACACTCTCAAGTTCGCAGACGTCGAACCCACGGGAGTTCTGGTTCAGCGCGGCCCGACGTTCGACGGTCTCGGCGAGTACTACCGCGAGCTGGTCGAGGAGTCTGACGCCCCGGTCGTCGACGTCGTTGCCGCCCTGCGCGAGAGTGGAGCCGACGTACTGGTCTGCTACCTGCCGGTCGGCTCAGACGACGCGGTGAAGTTCTACGCCCAGGCCGCCATCGACGCCGGCGTCGCCTTCGTCAACGCCGTTCCTGTCTTCGTCGCGAGCGACCCGGTGTGGGCCGAGAAGTTCCGCGCGGCCGGTGTGCCGATCGTGGGCGACGACATCAAGAGCCAGGTCGGCGCGACCATCACCCACCGTGTGCTCGCCCGCCTGCTCGAAAGCCGCGGAATCACCATCGACCACACCTACCAGCTGAACGTCGGCGGCAATATGGACTTCAAGAACATGCTCGAGCGCAAGCGTCTGAAGTCGAAGAAGATCTCCAAGACCCAGTCGGTCACGAGCAACATCGACATCTCCCTGCCCGAACGTGACATCCACATCGGGCCGAGCGACCACGTGCCGTGGCTGGATGACCGCAAGTTCGCCTTCGTTCGCCTCGAAGGCCACGGCTTCGGCAATGCACCCATCAGCTTGGAGTACAAGCTCGAGGTCTGGGACTCGCCGAACTCGGCTGGTGTCGTCATCGACGCTCTTCGTGCCGCCGCAATCGCCCGCAGGGCCGGCCTCGGTGGCCCCCTCGAATCGGCCTCCGCCTACTTCATGAAGAGCCCCGCGATCCAGCACCCCGACGACGTCGCCCGCGAACTGCTCGAGCAGTTCATCAGCGCCAATCGCTGA
- a CDS encoding DUF4214 domain-containing protein: MKRVLAGISVLLVAAGLMVGFGPAASAQAVGTSVLTESPVTAPGVSTPVAAFVTALYQDFLNRRPGESEVAFWGHRFAVGDSRGSVASAFAGSDEYRLIRIDNAYNSILNRGPDPGGRAFWLDAMHRGIVTTDDIEKSFYASQEFYDRTTANGGWINGLYQHLLGRSASWDEASFWTVAASNYSFAHFDWRAHPSGGDLPLDRDWIVAQIYNALEAARARVSVMYQHYLGRVPDEPGVQFWADYDIRMGDAAVRSGFTNSDEYYALASTRFPGN, encoded by the coding sequence GTGAAAAGAGTTCTTGCTGGCATCTCCGTTCTGCTGGTGGCCGCCGGCCTCATGGTCGGCTTCGGACCGGCTGCGTCAGCGCAGGCTGTCGGCACGAGTGTGCTGACGGAGTCACCTGTGACGGCCCCGGGGGTCTCTACTCCCGTGGCGGCATTCGTTACGGCGCTCTACCAGGACTTTTTGAACCGTCGCCCGGGAGAGAGCGAGGTCGCCTTCTGGGGCCACCGCTTCGCCGTAGGGGACTCCCGCGGGAGTGTGGCGTCTGCCTTCGCAGGCAGCGACGAATACCGGTTGATCCGAATCGACAACGCCTACAACTCGATCCTCAACCGAGGGCCTGACCCGGGAGGACGAGCATTCTGGCTCGATGCCATGCACCGCGGAATCGTGACAACCGACGACATTGAGAAGTCCTTCTACGCATCGCAGGAGTTCTACGATCGAACGACGGCCAACGGCGGGTGGATCAATGGTCTATACCAGCACTTGCTGGGGCGGTCGGCAAGCTGGGATGAGGCGTCATTCTGGACAGTGGCAGCCAGCAACTACTCGTTCGCACACTTCGACTGGCGCGCCCATCCCAGTGGCGGTGACCTACCACTGGATCGCGACTGGATCGTCGCGCAGATCTACAACGCACTCGAAGCTGCGCGAGCGCGCGTCTCTGTGATGTACCAGCACTATCTCGGTCGTGTTCCAGACGAGCCCGGCGTGCAGTTCTGGGCGGACTACGACATTCGCATGGGCGACGCCGCCGTGCGTTCCGGATTCACGAACAGTGATGAGTACTATGCCCTCGCGTCGACCAGATTCCCAGGCAACTGA
- a CDS encoding CCA tRNA nucleotidyltransferase produces the protein MQPVADSLAALAKLAETPPVSLVAAAFATAGHELALVGGPVRDAFLGRPVHDLDLTTDATPDQILAIVAPLADAHWDIGRAFGTIGARIGGETVEITTYRSDVYDQVTRKPVVEFGTTLEGDLLRRDFTVNAMALRLPSKVLVDPSGGMDDLLDGRLRTPSTPEISFGDDPLRMLRAVRFTAQLGFELDDETRAALGGMAGSITHISAERVGEELSKLLSSDHPRRGIELLVESGLADFVLPEIPALRLETDEHHHHKDVYEHSLTVLEQAIDLEQERADEGAQPDLVLRLAALLHDIGKPATRRLEPGGVVSFHHHDLVGSKLVKKRLRELRYDNDTIADVARLIELHLRFFGYTDSAWTDSAVRRYVRDAGPLLARLHILVRADVTTRNRRKADRLSFAYDDLESRITELAQQEQLDSVRPDLDGEQIKSILGLKPSREVGEAYRFLLELRLDEGPLGEEEATRRLLEWWANTRPA, from the coding sequence GTGCAACCGGTAGCTGATTCCCTCGCGGCCCTGGCGAAGCTGGCTGAGACGCCTCCCGTCTCGTTGGTCGCCGCTGCCTTTGCGACAGCCGGCCACGAGCTCGCCCTGGTCGGCGGACCGGTTCGCGATGCGTTCCTGGGGCGCCCGGTGCACGACCTCGACCTCACCACCGACGCCACTCCCGACCAGATCCTCGCGATCGTCGCGCCCCTCGCCGATGCCCATTGGGACATCGGGCGCGCCTTCGGCACGATCGGCGCACGCATCGGTGGCGAAACGGTCGAGATCACCACCTACCGATCCGACGTCTACGACCAGGTCACGCGCAAACCCGTCGTCGAATTCGGCACAACGCTCGAAGGTGATCTGCTGCGACGGGATTTCACCGTCAACGCCATGGCTCTGCGCCTCCCGTCGAAGGTGCTCGTCGATCCCTCTGGTGGCATGGATGATCTGCTCGACGGCCGCCTCCGCACCCCGTCGACGCCCGAGATCTCGTTCGGCGACGACCCCCTCCGCATGTTGCGTGCCGTTCGTTTCACGGCCCAGCTCGGCTTCGAGCTCGACGACGAGACCCGCGCTGCGCTCGGCGGGATGGCGGGCAGCATCACCCATATCTCCGCAGAGAGAGTCGGAGAGGAACTGTCGAAACTCCTCAGCTCCGACCACCCACGCAGGGGAATCGAATTGCTGGTCGAATCGGGACTCGCGGACTTCGTGCTGCCCGAAATACCGGCCCTCCGCCTCGAGACGGATGAGCACCATCACCACAAAGACGTCTACGAGCACAGTCTCACGGTGCTCGAACAGGCGATCGACCTCGAACAGGAACGAGCAGACGAAGGTGCTCAGCCGGATCTCGTTCTTCGGCTGGCTGCCCTGCTGCACGACATCGGCAAGCCGGCGACCCGTCGGCTCGAACCGGGTGGCGTCGTGTCGTTCCACCACCACGACCTCGTCGGGTCGAAGTTGGTGAAGAAGCGTCTGCGTGAACTCCGTTATGACAACGACACGATCGCCGACGTTGCCCGCCTGATCGAGCTGCACCTTCGGTTCTTCGGCTACACCGACAGCGCGTGGACAGACTCGGCTGTTCGCCGCTACGTGCGTGATGCTGGGCCATTGCTTGCTCGCCTGCACATTCTTGTGCGTGCGGACGTGACGACGCGCAATCGTCGCAAGGCCGACCGCCTCTCCTTCGCCTACGACGACCTGGAGTCGCGAATCACGGAGCTCGCGCAGCAGGAGCAACTCGATTCTGTGCGACCTGATCTCGACGGCGAACAGATCAAGAGCATCCTGGGCCTGAAACCCTCACGCGAGGTCGGCGAGGCGTACCGCTTTCTGCTCGAACTGCGCCTAGACGAGGGACCCCTCGGCGAGGAGGAGGCCACTCGCCGCCTGCTCGAGTGGTGGGCGAACACACGGCCGGCCTGA
- a CDS encoding DUF6049 family protein, with the protein MASALRSAAAGLLVAGVLLTGSTLAGPAHRAAAETTPVPTPSSTAATDAGSVSLTLAPDNAGSLAPSQDLAMTVTIENTTAVAVPAGVIHLWLDRSRLATRTELSGWLDPATETPQDTDSASVDAATTAIAPGATASVRAIIPTAQIGLSAWGAYGVRATLPLGSSVSDARSAVVWSEGAPSTFSALGLIMPITVPPTSAGLLSAATLTDYTGSDGILTKKLDAVVGRPVTLAIDPMIMVSIRVLGTAAPQSALDWLARLAAAPNATFPLSYADSDLSIERQAGASTVLSPTSFDYALSASNFQTSPSPDPFTLFASSPIPTSTPATPGAPTPTPTPAPGQLPSFSDLTSWNYTRTDLAWPAANTVSAGDSAFFAQSGLTTSILSSDNVTVAAQGITPNAPASVDGSSSILLDAQITDALQTAADAATEAPRDAALAELSAVLTVTTGTSPGTTPSLAASLGRDAPASSFGVTRVLDVLEALPWASEVPLNDVLTAPQTPGISLRDSPQASSRADTVRSMLTSENQVAAFAPVIEAPELITGRQRASLLGVLAQSWAADTAGRTAAEASYQKASTDTLGAVQIVDGSSINLLASNGDVPVNIRNSLAWPVTVTLQVTPSNGRLVVEPNRIDITVEAQSQKTAKVPVKAAVASGEVNLRLELYNKNGVLVSQAQPLQINVSADWEGIGTLIIAVLAVAFLAFGIIRQIRKRRRARRA; encoded by the coding sequence ATGGCTTCTGCGCTGCGCAGTGCGGCAGCGGGGCTGCTCGTCGCTGGTGTTCTTCTGACGGGTAGCACGCTCGCGGGTCCTGCGCACCGGGCCGCGGCCGAGACCACGCCTGTGCCGACCCCGAGCTCGACTGCCGCCACGGACGCCGGTTCCGTCTCCCTGACCCTCGCCCCCGACAACGCGGGCTCCCTCGCTCCGTCGCAGGACCTCGCGATGACGGTGACCATCGAGAACACGACCGCTGTCGCCGTGCCGGCCGGAGTCATCCACCTCTGGCTCGACCGCTCCAGGCTCGCGACACGCACGGAGCTCTCCGGCTGGCTCGACCCTGCCACCGAGACCCCCCAGGACACTGATTCGGCGAGCGTCGATGCCGCGACCACGGCGATCGCACCCGGCGCGACCGCGAGCGTCCGGGCGATCATCCCTACCGCCCAGATCGGGCTCTCAGCATGGGGCGCCTATGGGGTGAGGGCGACGCTGCCGCTGGGTTCTTCAGTTTCCGATGCCAGAAGCGCCGTGGTCTGGTCAGAGGGCGCCCCCTCCACCTTCTCGGCACTGGGCCTCATCATGCCCATCACCGTGCCGCCGACCAGCGCCGGCCTGCTGTCGGCGGCCACCCTCACCGATTACACCGGCTCAGACGGAATCCTGACGAAGAAGCTCGACGCCGTGGTCGGCAGGCCTGTCACCCTGGCCATCGACCCGATGATCATGGTGTCGATTCGGGTGCTGGGCACGGCGGCACCCCAGAGCGCTCTCGACTGGCTCGCCCGGTTGGCCGCGGCACCCAACGCGACCTTCCCGCTGAGTTACGCCGACTCCGACCTTTCCATCGAGCGGCAGGCCGGCGCCAGCACCGTGCTCTCTCCGACATCGTTCGACTATGCCCTCAGCGCGTCGAACTTCCAGACGTCTCCAAGCCCAGACCCATTCACCCTGTTCGCATCCTCACCGATCCCGACGTCCACGCCTGCCACGCCCGGCGCACCGACACCCACTCCCACCCCGGCACCCGGCCAGCTGCCGAGCTTCTCCGACCTCACGTCGTGGAACTACACCCGCACAGACCTCGCCTGGCCCGCCGCGAACACGGTCTCGGCCGGGGATTCGGCGTTCTTCGCGCAGAGCGGCCTCACCACGAGCATCCTGAGCAGTGACAATGTCACCGTGGCTGCGCAGGGCATCACTCCGAACGCCCCGGCATCGGTCGACGGTTCGAGTTCGATCCTGCTCGACGCACAGATCACGGATGCCCTGCAGACCGCCGCTGACGCGGCAACCGAGGCTCCGCGTGACGCGGCGCTGGCCGAACTCTCTGCCGTCCTCACGGTGACCACCGGTACCTCACCGGGTACCACCCCGTCGCTCGCTGCGAGCCTGGGGCGGGATGCACCGGCGTCGAGTTTCGGGGTGACGCGCGTGCTCGATGTGCTCGAGGCGCTGCCCTGGGCATCCGAAGTGCCGTTGAACGACGTACTGACCGCTCCGCAGACGCCGGGAATCAGCCTCCGCGACAGCCCGCAGGCATCTTCGCGTGCGGACACCGTTCGGTCAATGCTCACCAGCGAGAACCAGGTCGCAGCGTTTGCTCCGGTCATCGAGGCTCCCGAACTGATCACCGGGCGCCAGCGTGCGAGCCTGCTCGGCGTACTCGCACAGTCGTGGGCCGCAGACACCGCGGGCCGCACTGCCGCCGAGGCGTCATATCAGAAGGCGTCGACAGACACGCTCGGAGCGGTACAGATCGTCGACGGCAGTTCGATCAACCTCCTCGCGTCCAACGGTGACGTGCCCGTCAACATCAGGAACTCCCTCGCCTGGCCCGTCACGGTCACACTCCAGGTCACGCCGTCGAACGGGCGGCTCGTGGTCGAGCCGAACCGCATCGACATCACGGTCGAAGCCCAGTCGCAGAAGACCGCCAAGGTGCCGGTCAAGGCTGCTGTGGCCAGTGGTGAAGTGAACCTGAGGCTCGAGCTGTACAACAAGAACGGGGTTCTCGTCAGCCAGGCCCAACCCCTTCAGATCAACGTGAGCGCCGACTGGGAGGGCATCGGTACGCTCATCATCGCAGTGCTCGCCGTCGCCTTCCTCGCCTTCGGCATCATCAGGCAGATCCGCAAGCGCCGCCGGGCGAGGCGTGCGTGA
- the murJ gene encoding murein biosynthesis integral membrane protein MurJ, translated as MAERSIGRSSALLASGTIASRILGFLKAIVLLQAIGAFAAGDAFTAGNQLPNTIYVIVAGGALSAVLVPQIVRSALHTDGGTAYINKLVTISLLVLAVTALAATLLAPFLVSITAHGFSAEQTALATAFAYWCLPQIFFYGVYTILGEVLNARNSFGPFTLSPILNNIVALIGLIVFIAVFGADPNGTRPLDWWTPSSVALLAGTATLGIAVQGLILFAFWRRVGLVYRPDFRWRGVGLKQTGKIASWSFGMILVTTGAGLVETNVVSTASGGDSASIAALANAWLIFMLPHSVVAVSIATAYFTRMSENASAGDLGRVRADVSASIRQITVIMVLAGVVLFVVAYPFGRVMIDSVAGSTAIGTVLMAFLVGLPAFSILFVLQRAFFSLGDTRTPFYTTVFQAVVFSIGSLAVLLFVPKVWVGVGVALMLSLAGILQTIVVGVLIRRKLGGGIRRVATSFAKDALAAAPASIAGAVVYFAFGGADPAGYALSGRIPAIITMAVVAVVMTILYAVTLRLLRSSELSEAVVPILRRLRRS; from the coding sequence ATGGCCGAACGCAGCATCGGTCGCTCGAGCGCGCTGCTGGCCTCCGGCACGATCGCTTCGCGCATCCTCGGGTTCCTCAAGGCGATCGTGCTGTTGCAGGCGATCGGTGCGTTCGCCGCCGGTGACGCGTTCACCGCTGGCAACCAGCTGCCCAACACGATCTACGTCATCGTCGCCGGCGGAGCGCTGAGTGCCGTTCTGGTGCCCCAGATCGTGAGGAGCGCGCTGCACACCGACGGCGGCACGGCCTACATCAACAAGCTCGTGACGATCTCGCTGCTCGTTCTGGCCGTCACCGCGCTGGCCGCCACACTTCTCGCTCCATTCCTGGTCTCCATCACTGCACACGGGTTCTCGGCCGAACAGACAGCGCTCGCCACGGCATTCGCCTACTGGTGCCTGCCCCAGATCTTCTTCTACGGCGTCTACACGATTCTGGGCGAAGTACTGAACGCTCGTAACTCGTTCGGGCCCTTCACCCTCTCTCCCATCCTCAACAACATCGTGGCTCTGATCGGGCTCATCGTCTTCATCGCCGTCTTCGGCGCAGACCCCAACGGAACGCGCCCTCTCGACTGGTGGACGCCCTCGTCCGTCGCACTCCTCGCCGGTACAGCCACACTGGGCATCGCCGTGCAGGGCCTCATCCTTTTTGCCTTCTGGCGCCGCGTCGGGCTTGTGTACCGGCCCGACTTTCGCTGGCGGGGCGTGGGTCTCAAACAGACCGGAAAGATCGCCAGCTGGTCATTCGGCATGATTCTCGTCACGACCGGGGCCGGGCTCGTCGAGACGAACGTGGTTTCGACAGCATCAGGCGGCGACTCTGCCTCGATTGCTGCTCTCGCAAACGCGTGGCTGATCTTCATGCTCCCCCACTCAGTGGTCGCCGTCTCGATCGCCACCGCCTATTTCACCCGGATGAGCGAGAACGCGTCGGCCGGAGACCTCGGCCGGGTGCGCGCCGACGTCTCTGCGAGCATCCGGCAGATCACCGTCATCATGGTGCTCGCCGGAGTGGTGCTCTTCGTCGTCGCCTACCCGTTCGGCCGGGTGATGATCGATTCCGTCGCCGGCTCGACAGCCATCGGAACCGTACTGATGGCCTTTCTCGTCGGTCTTCCCGCGTTCAGCATTCTCTTCGTGCTGCAGAGGGCGTTCTTCTCGCTCGGCGACACCCGTACGCCGTTCTACACCACCGTCTTCCAGGCTGTTGTCTTCAGCATCGGCAGTCTCGCCGTTCTCCTCTTCGTTCCGAAGGTGTGGGTGGGCGTCGGTGTCGCTCTGATGCTGTCGCTCGCTGGAATCCTGCAGACCATTGTGGTGGGTGTTCTCATTCGCCGAAAGCTCGGCGGGGGCATTCGCCGGGTGGCGACGAGCTTCGCAAAGGATGCCCTGGCCGCCGCGCCCGCATCGATCGCCGGCGCCGTGGTGTACTTCGCCTTCGGCGGCGCAGACCCGGCGGGCTACGCGCTCTCGGGCCGCATTCCCGCCATCATCACCATGGCCGTGGTCGCTGTGGTCATGACGATTCTCTACGCAGTGACCCTTCGCCTGTTGCGATCATCAGAGCTGAGTGAGGCCGTCGTTCCGATCCTCAGGCGGCTGCGGCGCAGCTGA
- a CDS encoding alpha/beta fold hydrolase: MSEAFSPVDNVRVAYTEVGEGSPLVMVHGSGLSRAMWRGLGYVKALRDDYRLILVDLRGHGLSDKPHRPDDYRMELVVADLLAVLDAAGVTSAHYFGYSFGARAGFTLAATHPERLLSFVSAAGSYRAPGRSVGKLFFEGYDDALGVGGMRAFIDGWEERRGMPVDPATTAAFLANDPVAIRSYFQRVELEPGVDEQALYSIETPTLLLAGTDDRRAFSDSERAAELMPQARFVPLPGRDHASTLRPAAGVIEVVREFLASAAPQPPEDRNDGLTQL; encoded by the coding sequence GTGAGTGAAGCCTTCAGCCCCGTCGACAACGTACGAGTCGCCTACACAGAGGTCGGCGAGGGGAGTCCTCTCGTGATGGTGCACGGTTCGGGCTTGTCGAGAGCGATGTGGCGCGGGCTCGGCTACGTGAAGGCGCTGCGAGACGACTACCGGCTGATTCTCGTCGACCTCCGCGGGCACGGGCTCAGCGACAAACCCCACCGGCCTGACGACTATCGCATGGAGCTCGTGGTGGCCGACCTGCTGGCGGTTCTCGATGCCGCTGGAGTCACGAGCGCCCACTATTTCGGCTATTCATTCGGCGCCCGCGCTGGCTTCACCCTTGCGGCCACCCACCCCGAGCGCCTGCTCTCGTTCGTCTCTGCTGCGGGAAGCTATCGTGCACCGGGGCGCAGCGTCGGCAAACTCTTCTTCGAAGGCTACGACGATGCGTTGGGCGTGGGCGGAATGCGCGCATTCATCGACGGCTGGGAGGAGCGCCGGGGCATGCCGGTCGACCCCGCGACGACAGCGGCCTTCCTGGCGAACGATCCCGTGGCCATCCGGTCGTATTTTCAGCGCGTCGAACTCGAACCCGGCGTCGACGAGCAGGCGCTGTACTCGATCGAGACGCCCACACTCCTGCTGGCGGGTACGGATGATCGGCGAGCCTTCTCCGACTCCGAACGAGCAGCGGAGCTGATGCCCCAGGCCCGTTTCGTGCCGCTGCCCGGGCGTGACCACGCTTCAACGCTGAGGCCGGCCGCCGGAGTCATCGAAGTGGTTCGCGAGTTTCTCGCTTCAGCTGCGCCGCAGCCGCCTGAGGATCGGAACGACGGCCTCACTCAGCTCTGA
- the trxB gene encoding thioredoxin-disulfide reductase has protein sequence MRQIIIIGSGPAGFTAAIYAARAGLEPLLIASSVEAGGELMKTTEVENFPGFPEGIQGPELMTRLQEQAEKFGTEVLLDDVTSVDFSGDIKKVSTGYSGDFEAQAVIFSTGSAYRKLGIDDEERLSGRGVSWCATCDGFFFKTKTIAVVGGGDSAMEEATFLTRFAEKVYLVHRKDSLRASKIMQERAFANEKIEFVFNSAVVGISGENTVEALTLENTVTGELSELPVQGLFVAIGNDPRTHLVHGQLDLTASGTIAVAGRSSKTNIAGVFAAGDVIDDTYRQAATAAASGTVAALDAEHYLAGLAEARAIHELREAEAEIELIRST, from the coding sequence ATGAGACAGATAATCATCATTGGGTCAGGACCTGCGGGATTCACCGCGGCCATCTATGCGGCGCGCGCGGGCCTCGAGCCGTTGCTCATCGCCTCGAGCGTCGAAGCCGGCGGCGAACTCATGAAGACCACTGAAGTGGAGAACTTCCCCGGGTTCCCCGAGGGGATCCAGGGTCCTGAGCTGATGACCAGGCTCCAGGAGCAGGCTGAGAAGTTCGGCACCGAGGTGCTCCTCGACGACGTGACGAGTGTGGACTTCAGCGGTGACATCAAGAAGGTCTCCACGGGCTACAGCGGCGACTTCGAGGCGCAGGCCGTCATCTTCTCGACCGGTTCTGCCTACCGCAAACTGGGCATCGACGACGAAGAGCGCCTGAGCGGTCGCGGCGTCTCCTGGTGTGCGACCTGCGATGGTTTCTTCTTCAAGACAAAGACCATTGCGGTTGTCGGCGGCGGGGACTCCGCCATGGAGGAGGCCACCTTCCTGACCCGTTTCGCCGAGAAGGTGTACCTGGTTCATCGAAAAGACAGCCTGCGGGCATCCAAGATCATGCAGGAGCGCGCCTTCGCCAACGAGAAGATCGAATTCGTCTTCAACTCGGCGGTCGTGGGCATCAGCGGCGAGAACACTGTTGAAGCGCTGACGCTCGAGAACACCGTCACGGGCGAGTTGAGCGAACTCCCGGTGCAGGGGTTGTTCGTCGCCATCGGCAATGACCCGCGAACCCACCTTGTGCATGGCCAGCTCGACCTGACGGCGTCGGGAACGATCGCTGTCGCCGGTCGCTCATCGAAGACCAACATCGCGGGTGTCTTCGCCGCAGGTGACGTGATTGACGACACCTATCGACAGGCGGCCACAGCAGCGGCTTCAGGCACTGTCGCCGCTCTCGATGCCGAACACTACCTGGCTGGCCTTGCCGAGGCACGTGCGATCCATGAGTTGCGCGAGGCCGAAGCTGAGATCGAGCTCATCCGGTCCACCTGA
- the trxA gene encoding thioredoxin — protein sequence MSTATAVTDASFEADVLNSEETILVDFWAEWCGPCRAVSPILDQIAAEHSDKIKIVKLNVDENPQTAAKYQITSIPAMKVYRGGEVVKTIIGAKPKAALENDLVDYLG from the coding sequence ATGTCAACCGCAACAGCAGTCACCGATGCGAGCTTCGAAGCCGACGTACTCAATTCTGAAGAAACCATCCTTGTGGATTTCTGGGCAGAGTGGTGCGGGCCGTGTCGCGCCGTTTCTCCCATCCTCGACCAGATCGCGGCAGAGCACTCCGACAAGATCAAGATCGTCAAGCTCAATGTCGATGAGAACCCACAGACCGCGGCCAAGTACCAGATCACATCGATCCCGGCGATGAAGGTCTACCGGGGCGGCGAAGTCGTCAAGACGATCATCGGCGCCAAGCCGAAGGCAGCGCTCGAGAACGACCTCGTCGACTACCTCGGCTGA